The stretch of DNA TTTCTCCATTCGCTCAACCTGCGCCCGCGCCACACTCACCTGAACTTCACTGGCGGCCAGCATATCCTGCGCCGACAACACCTGCAAATACGCGAGCAGGGTATTGAGCGTCACGTTATTCCGCGTGGCGTCGGCATCGTGCTGACTGGCGCGGGCCAGCAGGTTTTGCTGATCAAGGGTATGTTTTAGCTGAAAACCATTGAATACCACCCAGTTCAGGTTCAGGCCGGCGTTGTTGGTCGTAATCCGATTGTTAACAATACCGTTGGTAAACGGGTCAACGTTGCGACCAAAGTTCAGTGCCTGATTCGATACGCCCAGCAGCGTTGGCAACTGGCTCCGGCGTGTTTGTTCTACCGAGTTATCGGCAATTTGTTTTTGCAGATCGGCCTGCCGAACCACCGGTTGATTTTGCAACGCCAGCGTAATACACTGCTCCAGCGTGACGGTCATAGCCGCCGGAAATGTGGTTGATGATTGCGCTCGAACCAGCCCCGCCAGTCCCAGCGCAGCGATGCATAGAAACGTCGTTTTCATGCTGTTAGTTGGGTTTCGGTCGTGTTGACTGCGTGAGGGAGTATGTCGCCATTGGCACTGATTTGCAGCAGGTCGATGGGCGCAGCCGGAGCAAGCGGGTGAACCGCCGTAAGCGGCATCTGCGAAGCCCACAGCCGGAAGTAGGCTCCCTGTAGGGCCATGAGCGCGAAATGAGCACCTTCTTCAATTACTTTGCCCTGATCGACTACCACAATTTTATCGGCGTTCATGACCGTACTAAGCCGGTGAGCAATCAGAATAACGGTTTTGTTCTGTTCGCGCAGATGCCGGATGGTTTCCTGTACGCACTGTTCCGAAATGGAATCGAGCGACGACGTAGCCTCGTCTAAGATCAGAATATCAGGGTTTTGGTACAACGCCCGCGCAATGGCAATCCGTTGCTTCTGGCCACCCGACAAACTGGCTCCGTTTTCGCCGAGGTACGTATGGAATCCGTTGGGCAGCTTTTCGATAAACTCCGTGATGCCGAGCCGCTGGCAGATGGCCATAATCTGCTCCATATCAGGTTGATATACCCCTACGGCAATGTTATCGATGACATCACCGGCGAAGAGATCTATCTTCTGCGGCACTACGCTCACCCGTCGCCGGAGACTGTCGTTACTGATGTGCTTGATGTCGTAGTCGCCAATGTGAATGCTGCCATGTTGCAGCGGATAGAGGTTTTGTAGCAACGACAGCAGCGTTGATTTACCGGAGCCACTCTCGCCCACTACCGCTGTAATTTTACCCTTTGGCACGGTTAGGTTCAGGTGGTCGAACACCTGCGTGCGGCTTCCGTAGCGGAACGATACGCCGTTGAACCGGATGTCGCCAATCATGTCTGAGCGCAGTTCAATCTTATTCTCGGTCTGTTCGCGTTCGAGGTCCATGATTTCAAACAGGCGGTCGGCGGCAATGAGCGCGTCCTGCACGGTGCGGTTCATGCCAATCAATTCGCTGGCGGGACCGGTGAAATACCCAATCAGGGCGTAAAACGACATCAGTTCGCCCGGCGTAATCTGATTATCAATAACATAGCCCGCTCCTACCCACAGCAGAATAATCGTAAACAGGCGCGACACAATCTCCGTCGCGTTGCCCGACCAGATGGAGTTGCGGGCCGAGTTGAAAATCGTTCGCAGCAGTTTAACAAAGCGGGTTTCGGTTTTGATGTTGGCAAACGATTCCAGCCCAAACCGCTTAATCGTTCCTACGGCGTTGAGCGATTCGACCAATTGCGACTCCAGTTCGGCGGAATCTTCCATCAGAATCCGCTGGTATTTTTTGTTCAGCCGGTTCACGAGGTAATAGATAATCCCGTAGAACGGAATCACGGCCAGCATAATCAGAGCCAGTTTCCAGTCGTAGGTAAACATCATACCGAACGAAAACAGTACGATGAACACATTGACAACCAGCCCCGTAGCGGCATCGTTGATAAACGCCCGAATCTTCACGGCGTCGTTGATGCGCGAGATGATTTCGCCCACGCGCATGGTGTCGAAAAACTGCTGCGGCAGTTTCATCAGGTGTTTGTAATACCCCAGAATCAGCCGGGCGTCGATCTGCTGCCCCGTTTTCAGCGCGAACATACTTTTGACCGTGCCGATAAACAGTTGCAAGAGCAGAATCAGAATCATCGTCACGCTGAGCAGGTTGAGCAGATTGCGGTTGCCCTCCACGATGACGTTATCCACGATTTTCTGCACGTAAATCGAAGTCGATAGCCCCAGCACGGTGTAAATGAGTGCCCCAAACAGGGCTTGCAGCATCACGCTCCGGTGCGGCAAAACTAATTGCCAGAACCGTTGCAGGGCAGATACCTTCTGATTTCCGGTCTGAAACTCGGCGTCGGGCAGCAGCAGAATCAGTACGCCCGTCCAGATTTTCTGAAACTCTTCGTGGCTGTATTTCACGAACTTACCCGGCCCAGGGTCCATCACTACTACGTGCTTCGGCGTAACGTCGTAGATAACCACGAAGTGCTGCAACACGTCTTTTACGATAACATGGGCAATGGCCGGTTTTGGTATTTTGGTCAGACTCTCGAACGTGCCACGCACACCTTTGGCTTGAAAACCCAGCCGTTGGGCCGCTTCAATCATGCCCAGCACGTTGGTGCCTTTCTGGTCGGTGCTCGCCATTTGCCGGATGCGGGCAATGGGCATCAGCAGTTTATAATGAGCCGCTATCGACGCTAAGCAGGCCGCTCCGCAGTCGGTTATATCGTGTTGCTTAACAATAGTTTTCTTCTTCATGGCTGATAATAGGGCGATTGTATGGAGTTGGGTAGTTTATAACTTCTGGGCTACGACCGGCGTATTTTTCGGGTTGAGCCAGTCGTCGGCTTTGTCGTAGAGCAGGTCGAACAGGCTGCGTTCGGTCACGACGAAGTTGGCCCGCAGCGTCATACCCTTTTTCAGGTTGCCTTTGTAGCCATTTTTAAGCGTCAGGAAATCGCGCTCCAGGCGGCATTTCACTTTGAAAACCGGCTGGTTATTCATCACCACGATGTCGTTCGATACGTCGGTGATTTTGGCGTGGGCCAGCCCCCACTGATTGTAGTCGAACGCATCGACCTGAATCCGGGCGGTCATGCCGGGGCGTAGCAGACCAATGTCTTTGGGCGATACGTAACATTCGACCAGCATGCTGGAATCGGGCGAAATAACGCCCAGCACTTCGCCCGGCTGCACGTAACTCCCCGGATACCGCCCCGCCAGTTGGCTCACGGTGCCGTTGACGGGTGCTTTGATGGTATGCAGCGTCTGCTCATTGAGAATCTGCCGCTCCTGCGCCCGCAGTTCGTCGAGGGCTAATTGTTGCTGAGTCAGGTTGGCCTGCCAGTCGCTCACCTGCCGTTCAATCTGCGAGGCATACTGCGCCACTACGCTCTGATAGGCATATTCTTTGTCTTCAAATTCCTGCTTGGCAAGTACCTGATCCTGATACAGTTGCTGCGTTACGTCCAACTCACGTTTGCGTTTGGCCTGGGCCTGCGTGTTTTCGGTGAGCATAAACCGAAACTGCTCGTACTGCTGCCGAATCAGGGGCGATTGCAGATTCGCGACGTTAAGCAGAGCCTGCCGGTCGGCCCTGACGAGCCGTTCGAGGTCGCGGATGTTGAGGAGTTTTTCGGCCTGCTGCGACCGGTTGAGCCGGAGCCGGGTTTCGAGAACGGCGGTCTGCAGCCGAATCATGGGTTGCCCCCGCCGAACGGGCTGATTGTCGCGAACAAGAACCTGAGCTACCGTACCGGCCACCAGCGGGCGGATTTCGTTGCGCTCGGCCACCGGGCGGATGATGCCGGTACTTTGCACCGACACCTCAGTATAAATGAAAGGCAGTGAGAGCAGCGCGGCCACGATAGCCAGGGCTACTGTGCTGTAGATGAGTTGCCCCCTCACCGTGACCTGGGGCAGGTAAGCCTCCGTCGTGTGGTCAATGACGGCGGGCGGATGGAGTTCGGTTTGCATCGTTTCTCTGACGTTTAGATAAGGCTTAAAATCTTATCTCAAAGGTCGGGCGATGCCGCAGCGAACTCAATAACAAGGCGTTGTACTTTATAACCAGCCGGAATAGCTTATGCCTGTAGTATGATCGACCCATTAAAAAAGCATCTCCCGATCAGCAAGTGCTCGGGAGATGCCACACGTTCAATCAGTGAGTCACGTAATAAATAAACTCACCTACACTTTTACCGAACCTATAAATGAAGTATGCCGAAAGCAAGACGAGAACGAAAGCTACATATCTATTGTCCGACAGTTCTAACATACTCTTTATAGCCTTTTCTACCACGTTCATTTCTTGTGCGTGAGGTGATAGATAACTTCGCCGGTGTACTTTCCTGCCTCGTAGATGGCTACAGCAGCAGCAGCAGCAGCTCCGATGGCTAAAAAGGGAACCAGAAAGCCGCCACCTTTGATAACAAGCATTTCATCGTCAGCTATAGCAACCACCTTGTAATCGCCTGATGATAAGTTCATTGCTTCCATGATGATTATTTCGCAGCCTGTTGATATCCTACATATACACCAGCTCCAAAAATACCGGCTGCTGCGGTTCCGGCAGCTATCCAACCAGCCGCTTTAGCAGTAATAACTACCCCGCCAATCACGAGGGGGAAAATACCACCATCAGTACCTTCCATTTCTTCGCCGTTCAGACTAACCAAGCCAGCGTTCTCATTATCTACTAAGAAAGAATCGAGCGACAATACGTCGGCATTAGAAAATTGTGCGGTTAACATTGCTTTGTCTAATCTGTTTTTTTGAAAAAATTGATTCGTACTCATCTACTAAAAGCTAATACTACGACTTCTCTAAAACGTTTAGCAGAAACTATCGCTGCGAGAGAAGCAGACCTACAATAACGCCCAGCAGGAACGGGTTGCCACCTTGTACTTGCTCCAGTTCGTTTGCGTTCAGTTCTACTACTTCAGCCTGATCAAAGTTGAAAGTTGCCATTGTTTTGTTTGTTTTAAGGTTTAAAATTTAAGTAAACACTTTGTAACACGCAGCACCTCGTCACTATCCGGAATGGACGATTTTGCTGCTATCATCATCAGGCGTTGCGCTGTGCTTAATCGGGGTTGCTAAACTTCAGTTATCGGCATTACAGTAGATGCCCGCCTGGTCGAGTTTAGAACCTGGCAAACACGTTGCCCGTCTGTACAGATGCTCTTTAAAACAGCCGCATATAGTTGCGACCCTGTCAGGCCTGAGGGCCTTTGTAGCGAAGCAGGTCGCTTACGGCATCGATGATGGCATCGACAATAGCGTCCACAATGCCTCCGCCCGCTACAGTTTGCATTTCTTCCTGACTTAGCTCTTGTTGTTCAGTATTCATGGTTGTAGGTTCTTTTATAGTAATTAGACAATACGCTTCTGACGCTTAACCGAGTACCTTACCTACTCGCAGATTAGTTTTGCGAACCCGGATTGGTAGAGTCGGGCTTATTTCCAGATGGATGGAATCGCTTTCCGTTGGTCGAGTCTGGGGCGTTGTAGCCGAGACTTCCTTTTGCACAGAGCGGGCAGGCTGAACGGTTGTTTCCTCACGTTCGCAGGCACTCGCCAGTAATACCAGTCCAGCGAGACAACTCAATCGAATTAGCTTTTTCATGGTTTCGCTTTCTTACAGGTGACAAAGTCTCCTCAGTGACTCCGGCTATACGCCCCGTTCGGAGGAGTGGTTAATCACTGCTTGTCGGGCGGAATGCTGAAGAATCTGTCTTCGCCAGCCGGTATGCGCTTGAGGCCAAGCAAAAAGAGCGACAGGCCCGTAAAGCATTGATAATAACCTCCCGTAATACGGTTGAGGGCGGTACCGTCTAATTCCTGAACACCAGGCACGGTCAGGGTGCGATTATTGTTTTCTATCTTTTTCATGGTCAGTAGTTTGCGTTTTTATTTCGTTACAAAGTTTTGTGCTTTCTTCCGTTATTTCAACAACCTCTCGTTGTAGTTTATTCGATTAGGTTATAACGACTTTGTTTAGGTTTCAGCGAGAAGAACCCCCTCGTCTACTGGGGCGAGGGGGTTGCTGTTCTCCGCCCTATCCACCTTTATCTTTACTTTGTATCACTTCCCGGCGCAACTACGGTGTGGCTAGCCGGTAATTGACTTATATGCCTTCTACAATCGCATATAGGTATGTTTTCTTTTGTACGTTACACGGCCCTTATACTACGCCACGGGCGGATACAACTCAATAGGCAGGTTCACAATTGGGCCACCAATCGGGAACGGCAGCGGCATGGGTAATGGCTTAGGAAAAACTGGGAACGGCAGCGGACGAATGCGCCCTACCAAAGAGCCACCTGATGTTTGTTGCAGTTCGTTCTGGCCTAATGCGGGCAGTTCGCTGCTGGTTGTGCGTTGGTTTTTCATGAGGTTTGTTGTTGGTTGATTGATGATGCAAAGTTGTGAGCTAACTCGTTATGTATCAAAAACTTACCATTATAGTTTAGTCAAATAGGTTATAAACCTCTCAGGCCGCTTCTTCGTAATAAGCAATAGGCTCATCAACCGGCAGTTCCATCTGCCCAAACAGATCACCCGCCGACACAATCCAATTGTCATCGAACACACCGATTTCATCGGCCATTGAATCGATGTCATTGTTAATCCATACTTCAAATGAGAATTCGGAGTTGATGCGCGTTTTCATGAGTTTATCCGGTTTATGTTATCATTAATTAGCTTGTTTTTGTTGTGTCAAAGTTGGCAGGCTATTTATTGGTTCTCAACAACCTGACGTTATATCGTAATCAGTGTGGGCATAACTTATTCGCCTGCCCAAACGGCATAAAAAAACCGGCCTTAGCCGGTAGTATAGTTAGCTTTTCTTCGGTTGCAGCCGCGCCCGAACCGAGTCGTAATGTTTGGCTAAACAATGGTATAGCACCAATTCGTAAGCCCGCTGCTTGGACGGGAAAAGCCGGTTTATGAGCATGTGTACTAAGCTTTTGAGGATGTTCTGCCACGCTTCGCCCGGCCCTATGGCTTCGCCCAACTGCCGGAGCAGCGTAGCCTGCTGTTGCCGCCAGTCGTGTACGTCTTCATCAACGCCAAACTGCTCCGACAACGCCTGAGCCAGTAGCGGTCGATAGGTACGGTATTTCTCATTCAGTTGCTGGCGCAGTTCAGAACGCCCGCCAAATTCCTGAAAAAAGCTTTCTTTAAGCTGCGTAATCATCGTTAGGCAGGCATCGACCGACAAGCCCGCATCGGTTAGCAATACGTCGATTTTGCGAACGGCGAAGGCAAAGCGCGTATTCTCATCGAACACGTCGCCGGTTTGGGTAAGAAACGCCAGCGTTGACAGACTATCGTGGTGAAACAGCGTTTCACAGCGGTCTATGTGTTCTGTGCCATACCGTTCCAGTTCGCGCTGATACGTATCGACCTGCACCCGATACACCACGCCAGCCTCAATGGATTGTTGCAAGGCCCGCTCGGTAGCCCGAACAACGTACTGATAAAACTCAAGGTGCGGGTTTCCCCGGAACCGCAGCCGCAGGTGCGGGTCGGTATCTTTATACCGGACAAAGAAAAAAGCCTGCACAATCTGCGTTTTCAGCAACTGTTGCACCACCGGATAAATGGCCTGAACCAGCAGCGCGTCAGACGTTTTTTCGCCAGTGTAAATCTTCAGATAAAACCACTCGCTGCCAACCGAAAACTTACGCTGTGGCAACTGACCGCTGATTTGACTCAGGCCGGGCAGTGGTTTGGCCTGTGTGTTATAAAAGGGAAGAATCAATTCATGCGTAAACCGTTCGCGCTGGTGCGACAGGGGGCAGTTGTCGGGTGAAGCTAAAAACTCGGTTAAACGAATCTCATCATGCTTTTTGATTTCGCCCGCCAGCAGGGCGAGCGAAGCCGGTACGTGCATGGAAATGCAAAGTTCATTGTCGCCCTGAGTCAGTAAAAATTGATCGGGCAAACCGGCTGCGGTCAATTGTGCTACCAGCCGAAGCGGATTTTCGGGCGTAAGGTCCCGACATTTGAGTTGCCAGGTAGCCCGGCTCAGAATAATGTTGTGATACCGCACACGGGGCAAATACGTTTGCGTTCGCAACACACCCCAATTCCAGGCTACGTTCAGGTGAGCATCCTGCGATTGGAGGTCGCATAGAAACCTGTAAATTGGCAGGCCATGCGTAAAATTGTGGGCATTGGTCAGTCTTGGAATAACGCGCCGGTTCAGCCGTTTGGAGCGCAGAATCAGCGTATTGTTCCGAATCGACACCATCAGGTCAGCCAGAGAAATCTGGTAATCGGGCGATACTGACGATTGGCCCAGATACGGAATTTCGTACCGATGCAGTGCAGGACGGGACAGAATATTACCCACCCGATCTTCGGGCAGATGAACAATCTCGGCAAAAATAACATCGGCGTGAAAAAGCTCCTTCTTCGCCACCGAAGCCCGCAAATGCTGCTCAAGCTGGGGTTCGCCTTCGCAGAACCGACTGAGCAGGCTCAGGCCCGACGGTCCGCGATAGGCCAGTAGATTGAACCGAAAG from Spirosoma montaniterrae encodes:
- a CDS encoding peptidase domain-containing ABC transporter, whose protein sequence is MKKKTIVKQHDITDCGAACLASIAAHYKLLMPIARIRQMASTDQKGTNVLGMIEAAQRLGFQAKGVRGTFESLTKIPKPAIAHVIVKDVLQHFVVIYDVTPKHVVVMDPGPGKFVKYSHEEFQKIWTGVLILLLPDAEFQTGNQKVSALQRFWQLVLPHRSVMLQALFGALIYTVLGLSTSIYVQKIVDNVIVEGNRNLLNLLSVTMILILLLQLFIGTVKSMFALKTGQQIDARLILGYYKHLMKLPQQFFDTMRVGEIISRINDAVKIRAFINDAATGLVVNVFIVLFSFGMMFTYDWKLALIMLAVIPFYGIIYYLVNRLNKKYQRILMEDSAELESQLVESLNAVGTIKRFGLESFANIKTETRFVKLLRTIFNSARNSIWSGNATEIVSRLFTIILLWVGAGYVIDNQITPGELMSFYALIGYFTGPASELIGMNRTVQDALIAADRLFEIMDLEREQTENKIELRSDMIGDIRFNGVSFRYGSRTQVFDHLNLTVPKGKITAVVGESGSGKSTLLSLLQNLYPLQHGSIHIGDYDIKHISNDSLRRRVSVVPQKIDLFAGDVIDNIAVGVYQPDMEQIMAICQRLGITEFIEKLPNGFHTYLGENGASLSGGQKQRIAIARALYQNPDILILDEATSSLDSISEQCVQETIRHLREQNKTVILIAHRLSTVMNADKIVVVDQGKVIEEGAHFALMALQGAYFRLWASQMPLTAVHPLAPAAPIDLLQISANGDILPHAVNTTETQLTA
- a CDS encoding HlyD family secretion protein, with product MQTELHPPAVIDHTTEAYLPQVTVRGQLIYSTVALAIVAALLSLPFIYTEVSVQSTGIIRPVAERNEIRPLVAGTVAQVLVRDNQPVRRGQPMIRLQTAVLETRLRLNRSQQAEKLLNIRDLERLVRADRQALLNVANLQSPLIRQQYEQFRFMLTENTQAQAKRKRELDVTQQLYQDQVLAKQEFEDKEYAYQSVVAQYASQIERQVSDWQANLTQQQLALDELRAQERQILNEQTLHTIKAPVNGTVSQLAGRYPGSYVQPGEVLGVISPDSSMLVECYVSPKDIGLLRPGMTARIQVDAFDYNQWGLAHAKITDVSNDIVVMNNQPVFKVKCRLERDFLTLKNGYKGNLKKGMTLRANFVVTERSLFDLLYDKADDWLNPKNTPVVAQKL
- a CDS encoding class IIb bacteriocin, lactobin A/cerein 7B family; the encoded protein is MATFNFDQAEVVELNANELEQVQGGNPFLLGVIVGLLLSQR
- a CDS encoding lantibiotic dehydratase, with the translated sequence MIHPANFFVLRQPVFSLQHIYRFYERLLTEPLDGLLRQHYQNAAAQRAILAASPALYERLQRWLLGETLPEHDKLLTTLHKYFVRMCSRPTPYGLFAGCAVGAYGPQTQLQTGGIAALHTHQRLDIDNLLAIRTWLTQQQAIRNQLQLVPNSSVYPVGSSLRYVEQQDNDGQRHYFISAVEENPYLMAVLEAARNGATIQELIERLTELDAQPDEAAAFIEQLIEGQLLVFTIEPAVTGLYALDGLIARLEALPTAQTVAGELCQLRTILQDTDFERVYHDVRQWLTDRQITPQTTDVLQVDAFFNGTKLRLSERMMQQLNRNLEKLLVLNQPHRCPDLDEFKHRFYNRYEDEEVPLALALDSEFGVGYGSGSTLGVGYAPLIDDLTFSSEQVTQTTTWDWWQTFVMDKYANALRTQQREVLLSEDDLNYIGSQQRTSAPLPYSFYVFGTLLAASEKAIDNGDFRFNLLAYRGPSGLSLLSRFCEGEPQLEQHLRASVAKKELFHADVIFAEIVHLPEDRVGNILSRPALHRYEIPYLGQSSVSPDYQISLADLMVSIRNNTLILRSKRLNRRVIPRLTNAHNFTHGLPIYRFLCDLQSQDAHLNVAWNWGVLRTQTYLPRVRYHNIILSRATWQLKCRDLTPENPLRLVAQLTAAGLPDQFLLTQGDNELCISMHVPASLALLAGEIKKHDEIRLTEFLASPDNCPLSHQRERFTHELILPFYNTQAKPLPGLSQISGQLPQRKFSVGSEWFYLKIYTGEKTSDALLVQAIYPVVQQLLKTQIVQAFFFVRYKDTDPHLRLRFRGNPHLEFYQYVVRATERALQQSIEAGVVYRVQVDTYQRELERYGTEHIDRCETLFHHDSLSTLAFLTQTGDVFDENTRFAFAVRKIDVLLTDAGLSVDACLTMITQLKESFFQEFGGRSELRQQLNEKYRTYRPLLAQALSEQFGVDEDVHDWRQQQATLLRQLGEAIGPGEAWQNILKSLVHMLINRLFPSKQRAYELVLYHCLAKHYDSVRARLQPKKS